In Silene latifolia isolate original U9 population chromosome X, ASM4854445v1, whole genome shotgun sequence, the following proteins share a genomic window:
- the LOC141622525 gene encoding cytochrome P450 736A117-like, with the protein MLNLPFNLFSILPLFIFLYFIYKKLSNNQGLNKQLPPSPFKLPILGNLHQLGKHPHRSLKSLSTRYGELMLIHLGTKPTLIVSSSIIAKSIMKTHDSILSNRPKSSINDKLLYNSRVVGASYYGEYWRQMKSLFVLQLLSSRRVRSYRVIREEETGLLIESIRKCEEVCNLSDLFTTLTNDVVCRVAFGKKYSGGTDFREVLSELMELLGVFKVGDFIPRLSWVDRVSGLDSRMDKVAKKFDVVLEEILKEHLEKPNNSEERTKDFVDVLLDVQRDNSAGFPVEREGIKALILEAFAAGTHKTSTVLEWAMTELLRNPRVMAELQKEVRNKAIRKQFITEDDLENMSYLTAVIKETLRLHPPIPLLVPRESTSDLKLNGYDISDKTMIIINAWAIHRDPITWEEPNEFRPERFLNSSVDFKGQDFELIPFGAGRRLCPGIQFAMANNELVLANLVYNFDWSLPVGVTPDTLDMSEGSGLTVRRKESLLAEANPYVY; encoded by the exons ATGCTGAATCTTCCTTTTAATCTTTTCTCAATTCTCCCTTTGTTCATCTTCTTGTATTTCATATACAAAAAACTCTCAAATAATCAAGGCTTAAACAAACAATTACCACCATCTCCATTTAAGCTACCAATCTTAGGAAACCTTCACCAACTTGGTAAGCATCCTCATCGTTCTCTTAAATCGTTATCGACTCGATATGGCGAGCTCATGCTTATACACTTAGGGACTAAACCTACACTAATCGTTTCGTCGTCTATTATCGCTAAATCGATCATGAAAACACACGACTCGATACTTTCGAACCGACCCAAATCGAGTATTAATGATAAGTTGCTTTATAATAGTAGGGTTGTAGGTGCGTCTTATTACGGGGAGTATTGGAGACAAATGAAGAGTTTGTTTGTTCTTCAGTTGTTAAGTAGTAGAAGGGTTCGATCTTACAGGGTTATAAGAGAGGAAGAGACGGGTTTATTAATCGAAAGTATTAGGAAATGTGAAGAAGTTTGTAATTTGAGTGATTTGTTTACGACGTTGACGAATGATGTCGTCTGTAGGGTGGCATTTGGGAAGAAGTATAGTGGAGGGACTGATTTTAGGGAGGTTTTGAGTGAGCTAATGGAGCTTCTTGGCGTGTTTAAAGTCGGCGATTTTATACCGAGGTTGAGTTGGGTGGATCGGGTTAGTGGGTTGGATTCGAGGATGGATAAGGTTGCTAAGAAgtttgatgttgttcttgaggaGATACTTAAGGAGCATTTGGAGAAGCCGAATAATAGCGAGGAGAGAACTAAGGATTTTGTCGATGTTTTGCTTGATGTTCAGAGGGATAATTCAGCTGGTTTTCCTGTTGAAAGAGAAGGCATTAAAGCTTTGATATTG GAAGCCTTTGCAGCGGGCACCCATAAGACGTCGACAGTGCTAGAATGGGCAATGACAGAGCTCTTAAGAAATCCTAGAGTTATGGCAGAGCTACAGAAAGAGGTGCGAAACAAGGCGATAAGGAAACAGTTCATAACCGAAGATGACTTGGAAAATATGAGCTACTTGACAGCAGTAATCAAGGAGACATTACGGCTACACCCACCAATTCCCCTGCTCGTACCTCGTGAGTCGACTAGTGACCTGAAATTAAACGGATATGACATTTCCGATAAGACCATGATTATTATCAATGCTTGGGCTATTCACAGAGACCCGATTACTTGGGAGGAACCAAATGAGTTTCGGCCTGAGAGGTTTTTGAATTCGTCAGTAGATTTCAAAGGGCAAGACTTTGAATTGATTCCGTTTGGGGCAGGGCGAAGGTTATGCCCGGGAATACAATTTGCAATGGCGAACAATGAGCTTGTGTTGGCTAATCTTGTGTATAACTTCGACTGGTCGTTGCCAGTTGGAGTGACGCCTGATACGTTAGATATGTCTGAAGGCAGCGGTCTCACTGTCCGCAGGAAAGAATCGCTTCTTGCTGAAGCAAATCCCTATGTTTACTAG
- the LOC141622522 gene encoding serine/threonine-protein kinase AFC2-like isoform X2, whose product MGEGTFGQVLECWDRERKEMVAVKIVRGVKKYREAAMIEIDMLQKLGKHDKGGNRCVQIRNWFDYRNHICIVFEKLGPSLYDFLRKNNYRPFPIDLVREIGRQLLECIAFMHELHLIHTDLKPENVLLVSPDYVKVPDYKGSHRSPRGSSYYKKVPKSSAIKVIDFGSTTYKRSDQSYVVSTRHYRAPEVILGLGWSYPCDVWSIGCILIELCSGEALFQTHEDLEHLAMMERVLGSLPQHMLKRADRHAEKYVRRGRLDWPDGATSRDSLRAVTKLPRLQNLVMQHVDHSGGDFIDLLQGLLRYDPLERLTAREALRHPFFSRESRR is encoded by the exons ATGGGTGAAG GTACATTTGGACAGGTATTAGAATGCTGGGATCGTGAACGAAAAGAAATGGTGGCTGTTAAGATTGTGCGTGGTGTGAAGAAATACAGAGAAGCAGCAATGATTGAGATTGATATGCTGCAAAAGCTCGGTAAACATGATAAAGGCGGCAATCG TTGTGTGCAAATACGGAACTGGTTTGACTATCGTAACCATATTTGTATT GTCTTTGAGAAGCTTGGACCAAGTTTATATGATTTCCTTCGCAAAAACAATTACCGCCCATTTCCCATTGATCTTGTTCGAGAGATTGGCAGACAACTCTTGGAATGTATAGCAT TTATGCATGAGCTCCATCTTATACACACTGATTTGAAGCCTGAGAATGTGCTTTTAGTCTCACCAGACTATGTCAAGGTCCCTGATTACAAG GGATCACATCGTTCACCTAGAGGTAGCTCTTACTACAAAAAGGTTCCTAAGTCCAGCGCGATAAAGGTCATTGACTTTGGTAGCACGACTTATAAACGTTCTGACCAGAGTTATGTAGTCTCAACCCGCCATTATCGGGCTCCAGAGGTTATTCTAG GCCTTGGCTGGAGCTACCCATGTGATGTATGGAGTATCGGCTGTATCCTAATTGAACTTTGCTCG GGCGAAGCATTATTTCAAACACATGAGGACTTGGAACACCTAGCCATGATGGAGAGGGTGCTTGGTTCACTACCTCAGCATATGCTGAAGAGAGCAGA TCGACATGCAGAGAAGTATGTTAGGAGAGGGAGGTTGGACTGGCCTGATGGGGCAACCTCCAGGGACAGTCTACGTGCAGTGACAAAGCTGCCACGCCTTCAG AACCTCGTTATGCAACACGTGGATCATTCCGGTGGCGATTTTATCGACCTTTTGCAAGGTCTTCTTAGATACGACCCATTAGAGCGACTCACAGCTCGCGAGGCTCTCCGACACCCTTTCTTCTCTCGTGAGTCACGGCGATGA
- the LOC141622522 gene encoding serine/threonine-protein kinase AFC2-like isoform X3, with product MIKAAIVMHELHLIHTDLKPENVLLVSPDYVKVPDYKGSHRSPRGSSYYKKVPKSSAIKVIDFGSTTYKRSDQSYVVSTRHYRAPEVILGLGWSYPCDVWSIGCILIELCSGEALFQTHEDLEHLAMMERVLGSLPQHMLKRADRHAEKYVRRGRLDWPDGATSRDSLRAVTKLPRLQNLVMQHVDHSGGDFIDLLQGLLRYDPLERLTAREALRHPFFSRESRR from the exons ATGATAAAGGCGGCAATCG TTATGCATGAGCTCCATCTTATACACACTGATTTGAAGCCTGAGAATGTGCTTTTAGTCTCACCAGACTATGTCAAGGTCCCTGATTACAAG GGATCACATCGTTCACCTAGAGGTAGCTCTTACTACAAAAAGGTTCCTAAGTCCAGCGCGATAAAGGTCATTGACTTTGGTAGCACGACTTATAAACGTTCTGACCAGAGTTATGTAGTCTCAACCCGCCATTATCGGGCTCCAGAGGTTATTCTAG GCCTTGGCTGGAGCTACCCATGTGATGTATGGAGTATCGGCTGTATCCTAATTGAACTTTGCTCG GGCGAAGCATTATTTCAAACACATGAGGACTTGGAACACCTAGCCATGATGGAGAGGGTGCTTGGTTCACTACCTCAGCATATGCTGAAGAGAGCAGA TCGACATGCAGAGAAGTATGTTAGGAGAGGGAGGTTGGACTGGCCTGATGGGGCAACCTCCAGGGACAGTCTACGTGCAGTGACAAAGCTGCCACGCCTTCAG AACCTCGTTATGCAACACGTGGATCATTCCGGTGGCGATTTTATCGACCTTTTGCAAGGTCTTCTTAGATACGACCCATTAGAGCGACTCACAGCTCGCGAGGCTCTCCGACACCCTTTCTTCTCTCGTGAGTCACGGCGATGA
- the LOC141622523 gene encoding quinolinate synthase, chloroplastic, which translates to MYSPSISLKPFTKTTTTTTTTTTKTSYFKHFKPIASTSIPITPSPSSSSSSSSSSTSLKLSKLISEFQPLTTPIDRLTRVLDYATILTSPSSIRTRSNRVMGCTAQVWLDAHLDGDSVRFTADSDSEVTRGLCGCLVWLLDGATPEQVLSVTVDDLAELNVNGVVNGLSSRSRGNTWHNVLLAMHKKTKLLLLEKQGGGVGEEFPSLVISEGGISAHGSFAQAQARYLNPNQSQVNELVNLLKEKNTGIVAHFYMDPEVQGVLTAAQQSWPHIYISDSLVMADKAVKMAEAGCQNIAVLGVDFMSENVRAILDQAGHDKVGVYRMSDERIGCSLADAASTPEYLKYLEDASLAPPSLHVVYINTSLETKALAHELVPTITCTSSNVVQTILQAFAQVPDLKVYYGPDSYMGANIAELFQQMTMMTDEEISAVHPQHNRESIKSLLPRLHYYQDGTCMVHDMFGQEVVDKINEMYCDAFLTAHFEVPGEMFSLAMKAKRRGMGVVGSTKNILDFITERLQESLDRNVDDHLQFILGTESGMITAIVAAVRKMLTSEKNTSQKADIKVEIVFPVSSDSVTNTKKSSRDSSNSAGVDDSLNLTVVPGVTSGEGCSIHGGCASCPYMKMNSLSALLRICKTIPDEGHMLSAYKAARFSSQMVSGRSVADVGCEPVLHMRHFQANRRLPEKLIHQICHSTVNN; encoded by the exons ATGTATTCTCCCTCAATTTCCCTCAAACCCTtcaccaaaaccaccaccaccaccaccaccaccaccaccaaaaccagCTACTTCAAACACTTCAAACCAATCGCATCAACCTCAATACCAATTACACCTTCTccatcgtcatcgtcatcgtcatcgtcatcatcaacgtCATTAAAATTGTCGAAACTAATTTCAGAATTCCAACCACTAACCACACCAATCGACCGTCTCACCCGTGTCCTCGATTACGCCACCATCCTCACCTCCCCCTCCTCAATTCGAACCCGGTCCAACCGTGTCATGGGCTGCACGGCCCAAGTCTGGCTCGACGCGCACCTCGACGGTGACTCAGTCCGATTCACTGCTGACAGTGACTCGGAGGTGACTCGCGGGTTATGCGGGTGTCTTGTTTGGTTACTTGACGGGGCGACGCCGGAACAAGTGTTGTCTGTGACGGTGGATGATTTGGCGGAGTTGAATGTTAATGGAGTGGTTAATGGTTTGTCGTCGCGGTCGAGGGGGAATACTTGGCATAATGTGTTGTTGGCTATGCATAAGAAGActaaattgttgttgttggagaAACAAGGGGGTGGTGTTGGGGAAGAATTTCCGTCTTTGGTGATTTCCGAAGGCGGAATTTCAGCACATGGTTCCTTTGCTCAAGCTCAG GCAAGATATTTGAACCCTAATCAATCACAAGTCAATGAACTTGTTAATCTTCTTAAAGAAAAGAACACTGGCATTGTGGCTCATTTTTACATGGATCCTGAAGTTCAAGGTGTTTTAACTGCTGCTCAGCAAAGTTGGCCGCACATCTATATCTCAGATTCCTTGGTTATGGCTGATAAAGCTGTTAAAATGGCCGAAGCCGGATGCCAAAATATTGCTGTTCTTGGTGTTGATTTTATGTCGGAGAACGTCCGTGCAATTCTTGATCAGGCAGGCCATGACAAG GTTGGTGTTTACAGGATGTCAGATGAAAGAATCGGTTGTTCGTTGGCTGATGCTGCCTCTACACCAGAATATCTGAAATATCTCGAGGATGCATCCTTAGCTCCGCCATCTTTACATGTAGTCTACATAAATACTTCACTTGAGACAAAAGCTCTTGCTCATGAACTTGTACCAACCATAACATGTACTTCTTCCAATGTTGTGCAAACAATTTTGCAG GCATTTGCACAGGTTCCTGACTTAAAGGTGTATTATGGGCCAGACTCGTATATGGGTGCCAATATTGCGGAACTGTTTCAGCAAATGACCATGATGACAGATGAAGAAATTTCTGCAGTACATCCACAACATAACAGAGAGTCTATCAAATCTTTGCTTCCTCGCTTGCACTACTACCAG GATGGTACATGCATGGTACATGACATGTTCGGACAGGAAGTTGTTGATAAAATAAATGAGATGTACTGTGATGCATTCCTTACTGCTCATTTCGAGGTCCCTGGAGAAATGTTCTCATTGGCAATGAAAGCAAAAAGACGAGGGATGGGAGTTGTCGGCTCCACTAAGAACATATTGGATTTCATTACTGAGAGACTGCAGGAGTCCTTGGATAGAAATGTAGATGACCACCTTCAGTTTATCCTAGGAACAGAATCAGGGATGATCACAGCTATAGTTGCTGCAGTCCGCAAAATGTTGACCTCTGAAAAAAACACTTCCCAAAAAGCGGATATCAAAGTTGAGATTGTGTTTCCCGTGTCGTCAGATTCCGTCACAAACACGAAAAAGAGTTCGCGTGACAGCTCAAATTCAGCAGGAGTTGACGATTCATTGAACCTTACTGTTGTACCTGGAGTTACAAGTGGTGAAGGATGCTCCATTCACGGTGGATGTGCATCTTGTCCGTACATGAAG ATGAACTCTCTCAGTGCACTTCTAAGGATTTGCAAAACTATTCCGGATGAAGGTCATATGCTCTCTGCTTACAAAGCTGCCAGATTCAGCTCACAAATGGTGAGTGGAAGATCAGTTGCTGATGTTGGATGTGAACCAGTTCTTCACATGAGGCACTTTCAG GCAAACCGACGACTGCCAGAGAAGCTAATTCATCAGATCTGCCATTCGACAGTAAACAATTAA
- the LOC141622522 gene encoding serine/threonine-protein kinase AFC2-like isoform X1, protein METERVTEFPLSQLDRRPRKRPRLGWDVAPLISKAQIGLFCGQDVGNVTSYALSAEHSDTTTSSSLYHKGATTRNGSPPRREDDKDGHYIFELGENLTSRYEIQSKMGEGTFGQVLECWDRERKEMVAVKIVRGVKKYREAAMIEIDMLQKLGKHDKGGNRCVQIRNWFDYRNHICIVFEKLGPSLYDFLRKNNYRPFPIDLVREIGRQLLECIAFMHELHLIHTDLKPENVLLVSPDYVKVPDYKGSHRSPRGSSYYKKVPKSSAIKVIDFGSTTYKRSDQSYVVSTRHYRAPEVILGLGWSYPCDVWSIGCILIELCSGEALFQTHEDLEHLAMMERVLGSLPQHMLKRADRHAEKYVRRGRLDWPDGATSRDSLRAVTKLPRLQNLVMQHVDHSGGDFIDLLQGLLRYDPLERLTAREALRHPFFSRESRR, encoded by the exons ATGGAGACGGAACGAGTCACCGAGTTTCCACTGAGTCAACTCGATCGTCGACCCAGAAAACGACCGCGTTTAGGTTGGGATGTCGCTCCTTTAATCTCTAAG GCTCAGATAGGTTTATTTTGTGGACAAGATGTTGGGAATGTTACAAGCTATGCACTTTCGGCCGAACATTCCGATACTACTACCTCTAGTTCCCTGTATCACAAGGGTGCTACTACTCGAAACGGTTCTCCCCCACGCAGGGAAGATGATAAAGATGGACATTACATTTTTGAGCTTGGAGAAAATTTAACTTCGCGCT ATGAGATTCAAAGCAAAATGGGTGAAG GTACATTTGGACAGGTATTAGAATGCTGGGATCGTGAACGAAAAGAAATGGTGGCTGTTAAGATTGTGCGTGGTGTGAAGAAATACAGAGAAGCAGCAATGATTGAGATTGATATGCTGCAAAAGCTCGGTAAACATGATAAAGGCGGCAATCG TTGTGTGCAAATACGGAACTGGTTTGACTATCGTAACCATATTTGTATT GTCTTTGAGAAGCTTGGACCAAGTTTATATGATTTCCTTCGCAAAAACAATTACCGCCCATTTCCCATTGATCTTGTTCGAGAGATTGGCAGACAACTCTTGGAATGTATAGCAT TTATGCATGAGCTCCATCTTATACACACTGATTTGAAGCCTGAGAATGTGCTTTTAGTCTCACCAGACTATGTCAAGGTCCCTGATTACAAG GGATCACATCGTTCACCTAGAGGTAGCTCTTACTACAAAAAGGTTCCTAAGTCCAGCGCGATAAAGGTCATTGACTTTGGTAGCACGACTTATAAACGTTCTGACCAGAGTTATGTAGTCTCAACCCGCCATTATCGGGCTCCAGAGGTTATTCTAG GCCTTGGCTGGAGCTACCCATGTGATGTATGGAGTATCGGCTGTATCCTAATTGAACTTTGCTCG GGCGAAGCATTATTTCAAACACATGAGGACTTGGAACACCTAGCCATGATGGAGAGGGTGCTTGGTTCACTACCTCAGCATATGCTGAAGAGAGCAGA TCGACATGCAGAGAAGTATGTTAGGAGAGGGAGGTTGGACTGGCCTGATGGGGCAACCTCCAGGGACAGTCTACGTGCAGTGACAAAGCTGCCACGCCTTCAG AACCTCGTTATGCAACACGTGGATCATTCCGGTGGCGATTTTATCGACCTTTTGCAAGGTCTTCTTAGATACGACCCATTAGAGCGACTCACAGCTCGCGAGGCTCTCCGACACCCTTTCTTCTCTCGTGAGTCACGGCGATGA
- the LOC141623350 gene encoding uncharacterized protein LOC141623350, giving the protein MVARETLWECLTKQIENDSNEDSDHSTNSSDSIGFSPRKRLRRLLEFKMAKELEDLKSVASEVLELKDYAEWFMSRSESKIEEILYPRNYCDWFSTLGTEAKANVILDPHNYCTWYHYFVVEGTEPSRDDDYWETTEQKNKRYGELALAYFNATGDCTKDYEYTGQCDILEFEEFIHLNFYARLKVTESRPEPGPKQVFFAEVDSENKIILCCILDSEDYGDSDVQHPAGYCHFPRTVSHFMGFEEAKHRCIVHGRKRICECRSMLCTNSLGTSTIA; this is encoded by the exons ATGGTG GCGAGGGAGACACTTTGGGAATGTCTTACTAAACAGATCGAAAATGATAGCAACGAAGATTCAGATCACTCTACTAATAGCTCAGA CTCCATTGGTTTCTCTCCACGAAAGCGACTCCGTCGTCTTCTTGAGTTTAAAAT GGCTAAAGAATTAGAGGACCTAAAATCTGTTGCCAGTGAGGTCTTAGAGCTGAAAGATTACGCTGAATGGTTCATGTCAAGATCCGAATCCAAAATCGAAGAAATCTTATACCCGCGAAATTATTGTGACTGGTTTTCAACATTAGGAACTGAAGCTAAGGCGAATGTGATCCTAGATCCGCACAACTATTGTACATGGTACCACTATTTCGTGGTTGAAGGGACTGAACCATCTCGTGATGATGATTATTGGGAGACTACGGAACAAAAGAACAAGAGATACGGTGAGCTTGCTTTGGCTTATTTCAACGCGACTGGTGATTGTACCAAG GATTACGAATATACGGGGCAGTGTGATATATTGGAGTTTGAAGAGTTCATACATTTGAACTTCTATGCTCGCCTCAAAGTCACCGAATCTAGACCAGAACCAGGACCTAAACAAGTCTTTTTTGCCGAGGTGGACAGCGAAAATAAAATTATTCTCTGTTGTATCCTGGATTCTGAGGATTATG GTGATTCGGACGTACAACACCCTGCAGGGTATTGCCACTTTCctaggaccgtgtctcatttcatgggcttcgaagaagcaaaacaccgttgcattgtccacggccgaaagcgaatatgtgagtgccgctctatgttgtgcacaaattctttgggtacgtcaacaattgcatga